One genomic window of Comamonas serinivorans includes the following:
- a CDS encoding M16 family metallopeptidase, producing the protein MLRRVALAVALTWGASASWAEPASAPAPAATTSAARAPAATPLFTRTLPNGMQLIVKVDRRAPTAVHMVWVRAGAYDEGEGVSGVAHVLEHMMFKGTQRLQPGEFSRRVAALGGQENAFTTMDYTGYYQQIPKDKLADVMRLEADRFANNRWPDDEFTKELAVVKEERRMRTDDNPRSRLFELVNATSFVANPYHRPVIGWMGDLDSLAPDDVRDFHRRWYVPANAAVVVAGDVNPEQVWQLAQQTYGKIPKRAVPTRKPMPEPEQQGMRRVSLKAPAEQAYVILAFKVPQLTRLDDSADTRDALALTVLSAVLDGYGGARLDRALMQGPDRVADSASTGNGLFGRGPQQFFMMGVPAAGKTAEQVEAALRAEVARVAKEGISEQELARVKTQWTASQVYELDSLMNQARELGAAWVQGLPLDLNPALIAALNRVTAKQVQDVAQRYFGDDGLTVGTLIPVTGAAPARPAPAGPQGELH; encoded by the coding sequence ATGCTGCGCCGCGTGGCGCTGGCGGTCGCTTTGACCTGGGGGGCGTCGGCCAGCTGGGCTGAACCCGCATCAGCGCCCGCGCCTGCTGCCACGACCTCCGCGGCCCGGGCACCCGCGGCCACCCCGCTGTTCACGCGCACGCTGCCCAACGGCATGCAGCTCATCGTCAAGGTGGACAGGCGCGCGCCCACGGCGGTGCACATGGTGTGGGTGCGCGCCGGGGCGTATGACGAGGGCGAAGGCGTCAGCGGCGTGGCCCACGTGCTCGAGCACATGATGTTCAAGGGCACGCAGCGGCTCCAGCCCGGCGAGTTCTCGCGCCGCGTCGCCGCGCTGGGTGGGCAGGAGAACGCCTTCACCACCATGGACTACACCGGCTACTACCAGCAGATTCCCAAGGACAAGCTGGCTGACGTGATGCGCCTGGAAGCCGACCGCTTTGCCAACAACCGCTGGCCCGACGACGAGTTCACGAAAGAGCTGGCCGTGGTGAAGGAGGAGCGCCGCATGCGCACCGACGACAACCCGCGCTCGCGCCTGTTCGAGCTGGTCAACGCCACCTCGTTCGTGGCCAACCCCTACCACCGGCCGGTGATCGGCTGGATGGGCGACCTCGACAGCCTGGCGCCCGATGACGTGCGCGATTTCCACCGCCGCTGGTATGTGCCCGCCAACGCTGCCGTCGTGGTCGCTGGCGACGTGAACCCCGAGCAGGTGTGGCAGCTGGCCCAGCAGACCTACGGCAAGATCCCCAAGCGCGCGGTGCCCACTCGCAAACCCATGCCCGAGCCCGAGCAGCAGGGCATGCGTCGCGTCAGCCTGAAGGCGCCCGCCGAACAGGCCTACGTGATCCTGGCCTTCAAGGTGCCGCAGCTCACCCGGCTGGACGACAGCGCCGACACGCGCGATGCCTTGGCGCTCACGGTGTTGTCAGCCGTGCTGGACGGGTACGGCGGCGCGCGTCTGGACCGCGCGCTGATGCAGGGCCCCGACCGCGTGGCCGACAGCGCGAGCACCGGCAATGGCTTGTTTGGCCGCGGCCCGCAGCAGTTCTTCATGATGGGCGTGCCCGCGGCCGGCAAGACCGCCGAACAGGTCGAGGCGGCCCTGCGCGCCGAGGTGGCGCGGGTGGCCAAGGAGGGCATTTCCGAGCAGGAGCTGGCGCGCGTGAAAACGCAGTGGACGGCCAGCCAGGTGTACGAGCTCGATTCGCTCATGAACCAGGCGCGCGAGCTGGGCGCGGCCTGGGTCCAGGGGCTGCCGCTGGACTTGAACCCGGCGCTCATCGCGGCGCTGAACCGGGTCACCGCCAAGCAGGTGCAAGACGTAGCCCAGCGCTACTTCGGTGACGACGGCCTGACCGTGGGCACGCTGATTCCGGTGACTGGCGCCGCGCCGGCCCGGCCCGCGCCGGCCGGCCCGCAGGGCGAGCTGCACTGA